From one Dermacentor andersoni chromosome 1, qqDerAnde1_hic_scaffold, whole genome shotgun sequence genomic stretch:
- the LOC126548176 gene encoding uncharacterized protein isoform X3, protein MSGTRAYAIGQDELQRRLKKLHHEKELIVNVLDHMLKRMDLMVAHVSSLTNMNQFLCYFMDASSTMEHMYMKLFKIHVLLTEDTYVDAEQQRVPHMAITYSFHASSDQSSNSQLAVLEAKDRLNCLSSSSQHASSALPHLSICDEVLGRQTSAASFALPQETAAAISSLTAAYARLASGSSLTAPTCDSSGRPPAMAANCNATPGSEMYVTAMPAATVPTATVPTATVPVATVPVATVPVATVPVATVPVATVHAPAVPAPVVLAPAVPAPAVPAPVVPAPVVPAPAVSAPVVLPIGLTPNCSTTLCSEAYATVHTAVAPAAVAHSSAMPPPSLAPYFGTTLYSNAYTAAMPAHTVLVPGAAMSGSVIPSPATPGPAVPGPATPGHVAPDPTIPVTFTTPLASTQAPTVAPPVHQPSAEAAGAVCGESVGPVSFDQGDAYSYEEEGDQNKWSKLGPCVSVRNIPPTPVLPAQSQGSPNWVASDNAAAMRNFTQQKPPESASRPCTSAAAQLPSKPKPPGIPSPNAGVVGTTQDIVLSFYKTPSEFWIQLTTSANILETLLKRLHEHYSSSARRREFTLRAGMYCAAYYAEDGHWYRARILQVTPDHAKVFYVDFGNIDRVDIDCVSFLEEEFASLPAQGFCCSIKGVRSPCGPGMWTIAAVRTFRNMISRQGTKLQAYFHSQDIVTGRFIVDILSDNEDHIPKNLSQEFLSLCSAERAPLPKNQQGMNFTTKRHETRPVVTMSQATSSPVTTAAAVTSSTAMPLVGTPAATTTSVYMPLPGMHTGPALSTSVPPPGMFPAGMPAVNIASASTLPCHTPPTSKAQVSVPHRGMPLAGTPSDGMAPPSAGMSPPPADMAPQPSAGMAPPPAGMSPPPADMASPLSADMATPPTSKATPPTGMTPPPAGMVPLPTGMAPPSDVAPRPTGMGPAPSGTAPSPAGTAPPPAGLAQYSTGTAPAPTVKALRPTSAAPAPAGMVPPRKPVATVPPATITPNAMTPAATSMAPTAMAPAAMAPAAALPGGMESHGMHPATLPPDNLRQAGTAPPALPPALPPVTVPPAVLPEGDTFCVCISVVFNPSDFYGQIVEKANTTAKVLEELQQELNKCGAQSEAPTEEMVNKGSFWICRFQGDKNWYRARVLDVLPGLTCL, encoded by the exons ATGTCAGGTACGCGGGCGTATGCCATCGGTCAGGACGAGCTACAGAGGCGCCTGAAGAAGCTTCACCATGAAAAAGAGTTGATCGTGAACGTGCTAGATCACATGCTAAAAAGG ATGGATCTGATGGTGGCTCACGTGAGCAGCCTGACAAACATGAACCAGTTCCTTTGCTATTTTATGGATGCCAGTAGCACAATGGAGCACATGTATATGAAACTCTTCAAGATTCATGTCCTGCTCACCGAGGATACTTATGTTGATGCTGAACAACAGAGAGTTCCTCATATGGCTATAACATACTCATTCCATGCAAGCAGTGATCAAAGCAGCAACTCCCAGCTTGCTGTACTTGAAGCAAAGGATAGGCTGAACTGCCTGTCATCTAGT TCGCAGCATGCTTCCTCTGCATTGCCACATCTGTCCATCTGTGATGAGGTGCTGGGACGTCAAACATCGGCTGCAAGTTTTGCACTTCCACAGGAAACTGCTGCTGCGATTTCATCACTCACTGCAGCATATGCAAGACTCGCAAGCGGGTCATCGCTAACAGCACCAACTTGTGACAGCTCCGGAAGGCCCCCTGCCATGGCAGCAAACTGTAATGCAACTCCGGGCAGTGAAATGTATGTTACTGCTATGCCTGCTGCTACTGTGCCTACTGCTACTGTGCCTACTGCTACTGTGCCTGTTGCTACTGTGCCTGTTGCTACTGTGCCTGTTGCTACTGTTCCTGTTGCTACTGTTCCTGTTGCTACTGTGCATGCTCCGGCTGTACCTGCTCCAGTTGTACTTGCTCCGGCTGTACCTGCTCCGGCTGTACCTGCTCCAGTTGTACCTGCTCCAGTTGTACCTGCTCCAGCTGTATCTGCACCTGTTGTACTTCCGATTGGCTTGACACCAAACTGTAGCACAACTCTTTGCAGCGAAGCTTATGCTACTGTGCATACTGCTGTTGCACCTGCTGCTGTTGCACATAGTTCTGCTATGCCTCCACCTAGCTTGGCACCTTATTTTGGCACAACTCTATACAGCAACGCATACACTGCTGCTATGCCTGCCCATACTGTGCTTGTGCCAGGTGCTGCTATGTCTGGCTCTGTTATACCCAGCCCTGCTACACCCGGCCCTGCTGTACCCGGCCCAGCTACACCTGGTCATGTTGCGCCTGACCCTACTATCCCTGTGACATTTACAACGCCACTGGCATCTACACAGGCACCTACAGTTGCGCCACCTGTACACCAGCCTTCTGCTGAAGCTGCTGGTGCTGTTTGTGGGGAAAGTGTTGGTCCTGTAAGCTTTGATCAAGGTGATGCATACTCCTATGAGGAAGAAGGTGACCAGAACAAATGGTCCAAGCTTGGACCATGTGTGTCAGTGCGAAACATTCCCCCGACCCCTGTGCTTCCTGCACAAAGCCAAGGTAGCCCAAATTGGGTGGCCAGTGATAATGCAGCTGCAATGCGCAACTTCACGCAACAGAAACCACCAGAGAGTGCTTCAAGGCCGTGCACAAGTGCTGCTGCACAACTGCCCAGTAAACCGAAGCCTCCTGGAATTCCTTCACCTAATGCAGGTGTTGTTGGGACCACACaagacatagttctttcattCTACAAGACACCTTCTGAGTTTTGGATTCAGCTGACTACTTCTGCAAACATATTGGAAACCCTTCTAAAGAGGTTGCA TGAGCACTACAGCAGCAGCGCTCGACGGCGAGAGTTTACTCTCAGAGCAGGCATGTACTGTGCAGCATACTATGCAGAAGATGGTCACTGGTATCGCGCTAGGATCCTGCAAGTTACGCCAG ATCATGCCAAGGTTTTTTATGTGGACTTTGGCAACATTGACAGGGTGGACATTGACTGTGTATCCTTCCTTGAAGAGGAGTTTGCATCACTTCCAGCACAGGGTTTTTGCTGCAGCATTAAGGGT GTGAGGTCTCCATGTGGCCCCGGCATGTGGACTATCGCTGCTGTGCGTACATTTCGAAACATGATCTCTCGACAAGGCACAAAGCTGCAAGCCTACTTTCACTCGCAAGATATTGTCACTGGCCGCTTCATTGTGGACATTCTTTCTGATAACGAAGACCATATTCCGAAAAACTTGTCTCAAGAATTTCTCAGTCTCTGTTCAGCAGAAAGAGCCCCACTACCCAAA AACCAGCAAGGCATGAACTTTACCACCAAGCGGCACGAGACTCGTCCTGTAGTCACTATGTCACAAGCCACTTCATCTCCAGTCACAACCGCTGCAGCTGTGACATCTTCAACTGCCATGCCTTTGGTTGGCACCCCCGCTGCTACCACAACTTCGGTTTACATGCCTCTGCCGGGCATGCATACTGGGCCTGCACTTTCAACATCTGTGCCCCCTCCTGGCATGTTCCCGGCTGGCATGCCTGCTGTTAACATAGCTTCAGCCAGCACATTGCCATGTCATACACCTCCTACCAGCAAAGCTCAAGTTTCCGTGCCACATCGCGGAATGCCACTGGCTGGTACACCTTCCGATGGCATGGCTCCACCATCTGCGGGCATGTCTCCACCTCCCGCTGACATGGCTCCCCAACCTTCTGCTGGCATGGCTCCACCACCCGCGGGCATGTCTCCACCTCCCGCTGACATGGCTTCCCCACTTTCTGCGGACATGGCTACCCCTCCCACCAGCAAGGCTACCCCACCTACTGGCATGACTCCACCTCCTGCTGGCATGGTTCCCCTACCCACTGGCATGGCTCCACCTTCTGATGTGGCTCCACGTCCCACTGGTATGGGTCCCGCACCTTCTGGCACAGCTCCATCTCCTGCTGGCACGGCTCCCCCACCTGCTGGCCTGGCTCAATATTCCACCGGCACTGCTCCCGCCCCCACTGTGAAAGCTCTACGCCCCACTAGTGCAGCGCCAGCTCCCGCTGGTATGGTTCCACCTCGCAAGCCTGTTGCCACTGTGCCTCCTGCCACAATAACACCCAATGCCATGACACCTGCAGCCACTTCGATGGCCCCCACAGCAATGGCTCCTGCTGCCATGGCTCCTGCAGCTGCACTTCCTGGTGGCATGGAATCACATGGCATGCATCCAGCTACATTGCCTCCAGACAATCTGAGACAAGCTGGGACGGCTCCACCAGCTCTGCCACCAGCTCTGCCACCAGTTACTGTACCTCCAGCTGTCCTTCCTGAAGGCGACACTTTTTGCGTATGCATCTCAGTGGTGTTCAACCCATCGGACTTCTATGGCCAGATAGTGGAAAAAGCAAACACTACAGCCAAG GTGCTAGAAGAGCTTCAGCAAGAGCTGAACAAATGCGGTGCCCAGAGTGAGGCACCAACGGAAGAAATGGTGAACAAGGGCTCCTTCTGGATATGCCGCTTTCAGGGTGACAAAAACTGGTATCGAGCTCGGGTGCTCGATGTTCTTCCAGGACTCACTTGC